The sequence ACAGCGGCGGACTGCGTTGCCATACCAGGACGAGGGCGCCGGATGACCACCCAACGCACGCTGAAGTCGAAGATCTGCCTGGTCGGCGACAAGTCCGTCGGCAAGACGTCGTTGATCCGACGTTGCGTGTTGAACATGTTCGACGAGCACTACCTGACGACGATCGGCACGCACGTCTCGAAGAAGGAGGTACACGTCCTGCTGCCGGAACAGGACATCCTCGTCGACATCGACATGACGATTTGGGACATCATGGGCGAGAAAGGGTTCCGGGAGCTCTTGAAGGACGCCTACTTCTATGGGGCGAACGGGATCCTGGCGGTCGCCGACTTCACGCGGCGTCGGACGCTCGACAACCTCGACGACTGGATCGACGGCGTCGAGAAGGTCGTCGGAAGCGTGCCGATTCTGCTCGCGGTCAACAAGGCGGATCTCGCGACGAGTTCGCAGTACACGGAGCGGGACGTCGGGCAATTCGCGAAGGCGTACGAGTCGGAGTACATCCTCACGTCCGCCAAGACGGGACAGAACGTCGAGGATGCCTTCCGCCGCCTCGGCGCCTTTGTCGCGGAGCATCAATTGCAGCTCGTCTAGGCCCGCGTTCCGTGGGCTTGTGCCTTCGAACCCCCGGTGACGCCCTCAGTCTACGGCGCGAAGACCTCGGTTTCATCGAGTCGTGCAGACCCGAACGCGCATCGAACGCAATAATTAAGTACGCTCGGCCAGATGGTCGCTTCCCCTGGGCCGGCGCCCGCGCGGCGGGCGACAGGGAGGGGTCTCGGGCCGGGAGAAGGGGAGAACCCGATCGGAAAGCTCATGCCCGCAGGACCAACGAACACAGTAGCGAGAGCGTCTGCTCTCCTCGTCGTCCTTCTTTGGGGCTCCGTCGCCGTCGTGTCGCTGTCGGGCCCGCGCTCGGTCGCCGCCGAATTGCCCGTCATCATCCCGGGGAACGACGCGTCGCGAACGCTGCGCTGGGGAATGAACACGAGCGAAGGCTTGACCCTCCAGGACATCGCACTGGATTCGGGGACCGCCGAACTTCCGTGGACGTACGCGAACATCTCATGGGCCGATGGACCGGCGTTCGAGCGGAACGGGACGCAGGAATCGAACCTGACGTTCACGTCGGACGGAGTCGAGCTCGCGGCCAACCTGAGCAACCACATCACGAACGGACATTTCGCCACGGACGCGAACTGGTCCTTCGCCAACGGCAAGGGCGAAGTCGTCACCGGGTGGGACGACGCCGCTCGCAATGCCGAATACCGTTCAGTCTCTGCCTCGACCGAGAGTCTCTGGAACGGCATGAATTCAA is a genomic window of Thermoplasmata archaeon containing:
- a CDS encoding Rab family GTPase, giving the protein MTTQRTLKSKICLVGDKSVGKTSLIRRCVLNMFDEHYLTTIGTHVSKKEVHVLLPEQDILVDIDMTIWDIMGEKGFRELLKDAYFYGANGILAVADFTRRRTLDNLDDWIDGVEKVVGSVPILLAVNKADLATSSQYTERDVGQFAKAYESEYILTSAKTGQNVEDAFRRLGAFVAEHQLQLV